In Aquincola tertiaricarbonis, the genomic stretch GCCGTCAGCATGATGACCGGCGTGTCGCCCCGGTGCCGGATCTCCGCCAGCACCTGCCAGCCATCGACCCGCGGCATCTGCACGTCCAGCAGCACGAGGTCGGGCTTGAGCTGCAGATGCAACTCCAGCGCCAGCCGCCCATCGGCTGCCAGCGCGGTGCGCAGGCCGCCGCGGCGCAGATAGGCCTCCAGGATGGCCGCGATCTCCGGCTCGTCTTCCGCGATGAGGACCAGGGCCTGGACGCCCGAAGGCACCCCGGCCGCAACAGGCATGGTGGGCATGCGGGGCATGTTACGGGGTCGTTCTCCATCGAACCTCCACACAGGCTCGGCCCAGGGCGGACGCGGTCTTCGAACAATCGTGCGGTCCCCTGGAAGACGCTCATGACACTCGAAGTCCTGCCTTGCCGACGCGCGCTGTTCACGCTCGTTTCTGCCCTGCTCGCCGCCTGCGGCGGCCAGGAGCCCACCGCCCCACCTGCCGCTCCGCCCGCACCGGTGGTGGCGGTGACCACCGTGCAGCCTGCCCGCCTGCAGCTCACGCAAGACCTGCCCGGCCGCGTCGCCGCGGTACGCATCGCCGAGATCCGGCCGCAGGTCAGCGGCATCGTGCAACGCCGTCTGTTCGAGCAGGGCACCGAGGTGCGTGCCGGCCAGCCCTTGTTCCAGATCGACCCTGCACCGTTCCAGGCCGAGGTGGACACGGCAGCCGCCGGCCTGCAGCGTGCCGAGGCTGCGCTGGCCCGCGCACGCACGCAGGCCGAGCGGCTGCAGCCGCTGATGGCGGCCGATGCGGTCAGCGGGCAGGTGGCCGATGATGCCGTGGCCCAGCAGGCCCAGGCCGCCGCCGATGTGGCCCAGGCCCGCGCCAGCCTGGCGCGCAAGCAGCTGGACCGCCAGTTCGCGCGGGTGGTGGCGCCGATCGCCGGCCGCATCGACCAGGCGCTGGTGACCGAAGGCGCCCTGGTCGGCAGCAACGACGCCACGCCGATGGCCCGCATCCAGCAGATCGACCAGGTGTACGTGGACCTGCGCCGTCCTGCCGCATCGCAGCCCTTGTCACCCGATGCGCTGCAGACGCCCGAGGCCGTCACCCTGCTGCGCAGCAATGGTGAGCCGGACACCACCCAGGGCCGCCTGCTGTTCGCCGGCGTGACCGTCGATGCCGGCACCGGCGACCGGCTGCTGCGCGTGCTGGTGGACAACCCACGGCGTGCGCTGCTGCCCGGCATGTTCGTGCGGGCGCGTGTGACCCAGGCCACCCATGCGCAGGCGCTCACCGTGCCGCAGCAGGCCGTGGTGCGCATGGCGGGTCAGCCGCATCTGTGGCTGATCGACCCCAAGGGGCAGGCGCATCGACGGGCGGTCGAGCTGGGAGCGCTGGCCGACCGCCGCTACCACGTGCTGTCCGGCCTGGCCGCAGGCCAGCAGGTGGTGGTCGAAGGCATGGAACGCCTGTCCGAAGGCATGGCCGTGACCGCACGCGACTGGCAACCGGCCGACGCGGCCGCCCGCTGAAAGGTCCGACATGCCGCAGTTTTTCATCCGCCGCCCGGTGTTCGCCTGGGTCGTGGCCCTGTTCATCATGCTGTTCGGGGTCATGGCGATCCCCCAGTTGCCGATCGCCCGCTACCCCTCGGTCGCGCCTCCCACGGTCAGCATCAGCGCCACCTATCCGGGTGCTTCGGCGCAGACCTTGAACGACAGCGTGGTCAGCCTGATCGAGCGCGAACTGTCCAGCGTCAAGGGCCTGCTGTACTTCGAATCGTCCGCCGACAGCTCGGGCAGCGCCTCCATCACCGCCACCTTCAAGCCGGGCACCGACCCGGCGATGGCCCAGATCAACGTGCAGAACCAGCTCAAGGCCGTCGAGCCTCGGCTGCCGCAGGTGGTGCGCCAGAACGGGCTGGCGGTGGAGTCCGCGGCCTCGGCCTTCCTGA encodes the following:
- a CDS encoding efflux RND transporter periplasmic adaptor subunit; protein product: MTLEVLPCRRALFTLVSALLAACGGQEPTAPPAAPPAPVVAVTTVQPARLQLTQDLPGRVAAVRIAEIRPQVSGIVQRRLFEQGTEVRAGQPLFQIDPAPFQAEVDTAAAGLQRAEAALARARTQAERLQPLMAADAVSGQVADDAVAQQAQAAADVAQARASLARKQLDRQFARVVAPIAGRIDQALVTEGALVGSNDATPMARIQQIDQVYVDLRRPAASQPLSPDALQTPEAVTLLRSNGEPDTTQGRLLFAGVTVDAGTGDRLLRVLVDNPRRALLPGMFVRARVTQATHAQALTVPQQAVVRMAGQPHLWLIDPKGQAHRRAVELGALADRRYHVLSGLAAGQQVVVEGMERLSEGMAVTARDWQPADAAAR